The following coding sequences are from one Hyphomicrobiales bacterium window:
- a CDS encoding FAD-binding protein, with protein MSTAASTSAAPAAIADRRFSATTWKTVTETFAERFGAAFQTGDAIREQHGHTTTWIENQPPDAVVFASSTDDVAFVVRTCAAHDVPIIPFGVGTSLEGHVNAPEGGISIDLSRMNQVLGVNAQDFDCVVQPGVTRKQLNATLRDQGLFFPIDPGADATLGGMAATRASGTNAVRYGTMKNMIISVEAVLPNGSIVRTGHRARKSSAGYDLTALLIGSEGTLGIITELTVRLFGIPEAVGSVAASFRSVAEASEAVIATMQYGVPVARIELLDTLTVRAINDYANLNFDEAPLLLVEFHGSETAVAEYTDLFKAIVDDHGGTTMPSANSPEERNRIWQARHDAYWASLTLRPGAKGLSTDICVPISQLATCIGKAQARAEEEGFLAPIVGHVGDGNFHVLPLIDMDNEDEVTRAKAYVGWLNEMAIEAGGTCTGEHGIGQGKAPYLRRELGEAVDVMGAIKQALDPQNIMNPGKILPL; from the coding sequence ATGTCCACTGCCGCGTCAACTTCAGCTGCTCCGGCAGCGATTGCCGACCGTCGTTTTTCGGCTACCACTTGGAAAACGGTGACGGAGACCTTTGCTGAGCGATTCGGCGCGGCGTTTCAGACCGGCGATGCCATTCGTGAGCAGCATGGCCACACCACAACCTGGATCGAAAACCAACCGCCCGACGCTGTGGTGTTTGCCAGTTCAACCGACGACGTCGCGTTCGTGGTGCGGACCTGCGCCGCGCATGATGTACCGATCATACCTTTCGGCGTCGGCACGTCGTTGGAAGGCCATGTGAATGCGCCAGAAGGCGGCATTTCGATTGACCTGTCGCGGATGAACCAGGTTCTTGGCGTGAACGCCCAGGATTTCGATTGCGTTGTGCAGCCTGGCGTCACGCGCAAACAATTGAACGCCACGCTGCGCGACCAAGGGCTGTTCTTTCCCATTGATCCCGGCGCAGACGCCACACTGGGCGGCATGGCCGCCACGCGAGCCTCGGGCACCAATGCGGTGCGCTACGGTACAATGAAGAATATGATCATCTCGGTTGAAGCGGTGCTACCCAATGGCAGCATCGTTCGCACCGGTCATCGGGCGCGCAAAAGCTCTGCCGGCTATGATCTGACCGCATTGTTGATCGGTTCGGAAGGCACGCTGGGCATCATCACCGAGCTTACTGTGCGCCTTTTCGGCATCCCCGAAGCCGTTGGCAGTGTTGCGGCTTCCTTTCGTTCAGTCGCCGAGGCCAGCGAAGCGGTGATCGCGACCATGCAATATGGCGTGCCGGTCGCCCGGATTGAGCTGCTCGACACGCTGACGGTGCGCGCTATCAATGATTATGCGAATTTGAACTTTGATGAGGCGCCATTGCTGCTGGTTGAGTTTCACGGCTCGGAAACGGCGGTTGCCGAATACACAGACCTATTTAAGGCTATCGTTGATGATCATGGCGGGACAACAATGCCGTCGGCCAACAGTCCCGAAGAGCGCAATCGGATCTGGCAGGCCCGGCACGATGCCTATTGGGCGAGCCTCACACTGCGACCCGGCGCCAAGGGCCTATCAACCGACATTTGTGTCCCGATCTCGCAACTTGCCACCTGTATCGGCAAAGCGCAGGCCCGCGCTGAAGAAGAAGGATTCCTGGCGCCGATTGTTGGCCATGTCGGTGACGGAAACTTCCACGTTCTGCCGCTCATCGACATGGACAACGAGGATGAGGTCACGCGCGCCAAGGCTTATGTCGGATGGCTCAATGAAATGGCGATCGAGGCCGGTGGTACTTGCACCGGCGAGCACGGGATCGGCCAAGGCAAAGCGCCTTATCTGCGCCGTGAACTTGGCGAGGCGGTCGATGTCATGGGCGCGATCAAGCAAGCGCTCGATCCGCAGAACATCATGAACCCCGGCAAGATTCTGCCCCTCTAA